From Fretibacterium sp. OH1220_COT-178:
GTTTAAGCGAACTTTAGTTTTGCACCCGTCGGGTGCGGCAAAAATTGTTTGAAGTCTGTCTTTGAGACAGGTCAAAAATTTTGCCTGAGGATTTGGGCAACGTGTCGCTACAGGACCGCGTAGGGATTCTCGAAGATGCGGACATCCGAGCTGGTGCCGTCGGAGAAGAAGATCTGCATGGAGACGAACCAGACCTTCTCCGCCGTATTCTTGGCAAGAAAACGCCCCGCGACATCGGCAGAAGGAGAGCTGTCCTCGCCAGGCTTCGGTTTTTCACGCATCCGGTTGGGGACCTTTTTGTTAATGCCGTAGACGATCCGGTCGATGACGTTCCAACCTGCGCCCAAGGACCAAAGCTCCCGGAAGATGTCGATTTGGATATCAGTATTCCTCCCCTTGGAAAAGGTCACCCAATCCGCAGAATCCAGAGCTTTCCACACTTCTCTCATGTATTCTTCGTGGAGATCAATTCCAAAGAGCCGAGGACCGTGCAGACCGCCCGCCTGATCGACATATTTGAGCTCCAGCTCGTATTGGGGCCGCTTTTTCAGATCGATGGTGTGCTGGACATACCGTTCCTTTGTCGTAGGATTACGTTCGCTCGAAAAACCCGTGGAGCGGAAATCCTGATCCGGCGAAACCCTGTAAAATATCTCCCGAGCTTCCTTTCCTGTGTGTGCGTAGAACGTCACGATATCCTCACGGACACAGCTGAGCTTCAGACATATGCCGGAACTTTCCTGTTTTTTGCCCCCATCCCAAACTGTTTGAGTGGTTGATGAACCTGGTGATACGCCAAAGGGAGCAATAGTTGATTCTGTAGGGACAGGGGGCTGATATGCCTCCCAAAGCCGCAATCCCGCAAGCAGCCGCCGCGACGGCCCCTCCGGAGCAGCCGTGACGGCCAGGCCCCACAGCAGGGTGAAGGTCAGGGCACAGGCGCCTGCGTCCACCAGCCAGGGGGTATGCCACCGGCCCCGGGGCATCTGGTGCAGCACGAACGCGAGGGCGGACAGCGAGAGGATGGGAACGGCGGCGTTGAACCACGGCCAGCGGCCGGAGAGCTCGTAGATCAGGGCGAAAAGAGCCAGAAAGAACGTCCCCGTCTTGATGGAGAAGGCGCGCCGGACGATCAGGCGCAGGCATTGATAGAGGGTCGCGGCGGAGACGGACGGGCCAAAGGCCAGCGAGAGCGACCGGGAGTATTCCTGCCAGTCGAGGCCGTCGGGGTTTTCCCTCAACCAACGCCAGAAGGCGCGGACGGCGAGGACGCGCTCCTCCGGCAGGGGCGCGCCGTGGCGGGGATGCGTGACGCGCGCGACATAGGCATCCTCGTAAAAGTCCACGACGGCGTCGAAGATGCCGCCCGCGTAGAGCGTGGCAGCGCCGCGTCCCGGATTTTCGCTGCGATGGGTCAGGCCGTTCAGGCGTTCTCCCCACTCGGGGGAATTCTCCATGCGGCGGAGCGTGCGCATAACGCTCGACACGTTGCGGCCCAGCACGATGGCGACGTCCCTCATGCTCCACAGAACGATGCCGTCTTCATCTGCGCTCAGGTGGCTCAGGTCGGGACGGTCGGCGGCGTACTGCTCCTCCAGCCGCTCGTACTTGTGCGCCGCGCCCGCGTCGTGCACCTGATAGTCCAGGACGTAGCTCTCCATCCTGCGGCGGATCGAGGCGCGCGCCTCGCAAAACGACAGGAATTTGTTCGTCAGCTTCAGCCGCAGCTCCCGCGGCAGGGTCTCCGCGCCCTCCCCGAATGTCCTCATGAAGGCCCTCCCCATAATGAATGCGGCCCCGCGGGGCCGCATTCATTATATAAGGCATATAAGGCTTATATTATTATCTGAACTCAGTGCTTCCGGCGCAGGGAAAACGGAAGCAGTAACAAAAGGCCTGAAACGACACTCCCCCCATCACATCCACTACCACCAGAATTCGTTCTTGCCCTCGGATCAGGCTCAGGGAGAGGCAAAGACTGGTTGTTCATTTCTCTCAAAAGAATACCCATTCCATTTTTGCCCAACTTGAGCTCTTTTTCTTCGGTCCCCTCCTCCAACCGATAACGCAGCGCCTTAATGGCTGCGTTGTTCCAAGCACCTTTGGCAACCTTGCCCGTCATACGAACTATAGTAGCCCCAGGTGCTGAGGATGCGGTGCGAGACGATACCGAATAAGCTCTATTCCTGAGGACCTCGACTGAAGGTGCCCCAATCAGCCCCGTGCTCTCGGCTCGCACAGAGACCAACGACTTCTGTGTCGTTATGGAAACCGTGACGGTCACTGGAGTATTGCCTTGCTCATCAGGAGTCTCGCTGACGATTTCCCATCGCTGAGGATCGATGGGGGCAAAGACCTCATTCGGACTTGGCTTAGGCGTCGGAGTCGGCTTGGGCATCGGTTTCGGCGTCGGAGTCGGCTTGGGCATCGGAGTCGATCCCTCGCCCGTCACGGTAACTTCGATCGGGCGTGAGAGGTAGATGCCCTCACCGTCATAGTAGGGAACGCTTAAAGTTGTCTTGCCGGCCTTCAGCCCCATGATCTGAAACGTGAAAACACCATTCTGCCCAGTCCAACTGCCGGTACGATTCACCACTGTCCGATCTGCAATAAGAGTTTTCAAGGTGACGTCCAACCCAGGTTTCAGCGTAAATTTAATTGTTTTGGTCTCACCGACCTTCAGAGCAATTGGCGCCGCCAAGTCTCCCTTATCCTCAAAGCCGTATTGATGAGTCCATTCAGCCTCAAAAAAATCCCATGCGTAGGTGCCCTTGGAGACGAGTCCCTGCCCATCGGTTTTCTTCATATCCTCCCGAACCAACCGAAATCGGACTCTAAAATCGTTTAAGGGTACGTTGAATCCAAAATCCTCTGTGCCTTCCAACAACGCTCCTGCTGCGAAGGCCTGCCCTGGTCTGTAGTACTCGCTATAACCAAAACCTTGTCCAAACCGCCAAAAGATCACTTGAGACCTGCAGGGCAGTGAAATCGCCTTGGATGGTTCCCTGGGATCGATCAATCGCCACCTGAACCCCGTAACGTTGCCTCCGGAAAGGTTCAATTCAATGTACGGAACGGCATTATCCTCCTGCTCCAGCGTCGTCAGGAAGTGGGGCACTTTAGAGGTTCGGTTGACCCCGAACAACGTCCATTCGACATCGGTGTCCCGTAACCCGTCCTCTGAGGAAAGAGGCCAAAAATCTACCCTATCTCCGGATTGGGAGGGGTAATAATTCCCTTTGGGATTGTTAGTAGGCTCATGATCGAAACTGGACAGCTGGAAGGTTTTCTCCTCGCCCTGAACCTCTTCTCCTCCTGCCCAATAGGTTCCGCCCTTCAGCGTCAGGGAACCCGCAGGAGTGCCGGCAGGCTGCTGTGGGGCACCCTGAGGATCAATCGTGTCGTTGAACCAGAACACATAGCGTTCAAAAAAGGCTGTCTCATAGACCGTTTTCCCTCCCAGCAGCCCGCATATGCTGTGGTGATCGAAACCCAAGGCCCAATTTTCCGCCGCAATTGCCGATGGAGCCAGTATCGACAGGACCATGCAAGCTATAAAAAACGCGTTTCTTACCCTCATTACAAAAACCCCCTTAAAAAAATTATGATCAAAAGCAATATTTGCGTTCATTCCACATTTTATTTGCGGCATAAGTGACACCCCTTTCTTGGGCTTCACCACAAATCAATCGGTCTTTATCCAAAGACAAATGGGCCGAGACAGTTCGCTAAAAATTTTCTTACAGCGTTTCCGGGCTAAGACGATACTCCACAAATACACTTATAACAACTATCAGTAATTTCACACCTAGATCAACTTTAAACCAACCCCTACCTTAAGTCAATAACCTCCAAACAGCAACGGGAAAGGAAACGTTTTCATGCAGAAGGAAAAAAACACCGCCGGGCGGGGCAGGGTATCCGCGCCCGAAAAAAACAAGCCCGTATTCACCCAGGTGCGCATCGACGAGGAGACCTTTCTAAAGGGAAAGATCCTCGCGGCCGTCTACGACGAGTCGTTCAACAGCCTGATGGTGCGCGCCGTGCGCAACGAGATCCGCGCCTACGAGGCCGAGCACGGCCCCCTGCCGGAGCCCGCACGCCCGGAGTCCTGACGCGCGGCCCTCACCCTTCCGCGTCATACCCCCTCGCCCCCTCCAGCTCCAGCACCTCGGCCATCGGCCGTATCGCAAAGCCCGCGTCCTCCCGCAGCACCGCGCCGCGGGACAGGGCCGCCCTCCGCATCTCCGACAGCGAGAAACATCCCATCCGCAGCTCGAAATCCCTCACGAGTCCCCAGAACATCCAGTCCCCGTCTCGTTCCTCCCCCTCCGCCGCGTAGTACGTGCAGAGGAGGGCTCCGTCGTCCCCGGCCATGACGAACCGCACGTGGACAAACAGGTCCCGGAAGGGGAGGTGGCGCACGCTTTTCAGCGGCGGCAGGCTTTTTTGGAGAACACCATGAGGTTCTTCCATCTTCGACACTCCGAATGAGGGGATCGACGAGCACAGCCATCAGGATAGGAAAAAGGCGGCGGGCAATCAATTGCATCTGAAAAGAGGCGTATACATCCTCCGCACCGCACCTTCGGGGCACGCTCCGGGAACGCGGAAAAAATCTTTCCGGACGCGGGCGAGACGCAGGGCTCTCCATGCCCCATAATACGAGGAGATTTCACTGGACGAACATCCGCTCCGCGTTGGAAGCCCCAATCCGTTTTCCTCCCCTTCATCGACCCGGAAAGGCATTTCCCACTGCGCGTATCTTTTGTGCGGGTCCGCACTCCCGTTGTGGGGGCACGGCTCCGGCATTCGTGCGGAAGCCCTGGTGTTTTTTTGAGCAAATCCGGAGGACAATAACGATGCTGTTCTACAAAATTGAAATGGAGAGCGACAAGGCTCTGGAGCAGAAGGAGCAGAGGATGAGAAGAACCTGCTCCAGGCTCAAGGAACTGACGGCCGAAGCCAACGAAGAAACGAAGGGAAAATCGGCTTTTTTCATCTCGGATATCGAGGGCCGGAAGGTCTCCATCGGCGCCGCCCTGTTCGTGGACCCCATATCGATGAACCGGCAGAGCCTTACGGAGGCGTTCGACGGGTTCTGCGGTCATACCCGGCTCCGAGGCAAGATCACCGGGACCCGGGAGATCACCGCCAGGGACTTTTCCCGGCTGCTGACCTGGGCGGACCGGAAGGACTTCATCCACGACGACGACGAGTACAAGGCGGGGCTGGGCATGAAATGCATCGAGTCCTGCACGGACTCCGAATGCGAGGAGTCCATGCTGGAATCGCCCTGCGCCAAAAAGGAGGCCCTCGCCGAGGCGAAGCGGCTGCTGTGCGGCGCATCCCTCCTGCCCGAGCTCGAACGGATCTTCGACAAACGATCCCCGGATCGTTTTCTGGGGAACCCCGTCCACTACGCGATCGTGTCGGACGATCCGCAGATCCGGACCTCCATCCGCGAGCTGCTGCTGCGCTCCCTGCTCCAAAGGAAGCGCCTGATGGGCGGGCGGTACTGCACCATGACCCTCGGGGTCAACGACAGCCTGTTCGAGTGCCTTTACGAGAGCAAATTGAGGGACGTCTACCAGTCCCAGATGGGCTGTGCCCTGGTGCTGTCCTTTTCCATGAGCGGCGAGGAGGAGAGCGGCCATGCCGACGCCTCCTTCGAGGTCATCACGTCTGTCGCGGCCCAAATACGCGAATTCCGCCGCGGCACCCTGACCGTCCTGGAGATGGGGCGCTCGGAGGAAAAGCTGTTCGACCGGATGATGGAGGAGCTCCACGGCATCACGTTCGTCAGGCTGGACGAGGAGGTCGTCTTCAACCGCGAGGCCAAGGCCTATCTGAGGCGCCTCGCCGAAAAAAACGGCGTCGCGGACTGCCGCTCGCTCGTCAAGCTCCTCCCCCGATCCGAGTCCGGGTACCTCGGCACCGACCTGAAGAAACTGTTCGACCGCTGGTACGACAGCTACCTCCGCAAGGAACTCCATCCCCAATATCGGGAACTCTCGGCGGAGCTGGAGAGGAAAAGCAGGAAGCCGAAGGGAGACGCCTACAAGGAGCTGATGGAGATGGCCGGCCTCAAGTCCGTGAAGCAGGTCATCCTGGAGGCCATCGACTTCCACAAGGCCCAGAAGCTGTTTGCCGACAGGGGAATCGGCGCGAAGCGGCCCGCCATGCACATGGTCTTTGCCGGCAACCCCGGCACGGCCAAGACGACCGTGGCCCGCCTGATGGCCCGCATCATGAAGGACAACGGCCTGCTCTCCGCAGGGGGCCTGGTGGAGGTGGGGCGTAGCGACCTGGTGGGCAAGTACGTGGGGTGGACCGCGCCGATCGTCAAGAAGAAGTTCAAGGCGGCCAAGGGGTCGGTGCTCTTCATCGACGAGGCGTACTCCCTGGTGGAGGATCGCGGGGGGCTCTACGGGGACGAGGCGATCAACACGATTGTCCAGGAGATGGAGAACGCACGGGACGACACGGTGGTGGTCTTCGCCGGATACCCCGACCGGATGCGGGAGTTCGTGGAGCGCAACCCCGGCCTGAGGAGCCGCGTGGCCTTTCACGTCGACTTTCCGGACTACTCGGAGGACGAGCTGCTGGAGATCCTTCGTCTTGTCGCCAGGCAAAGTCAGCGCACGCTTGGGGAAGGCGCGGAGGAACGCATTCGGGGTCTGCTGAAGGAGGCCCTGGGCACGCCGGACTTCGGCAACGGACGCTTCGTGCGGAATCTCGTGGAGCGGGCCATGATGCGCCAGGCGTCGCGTCTGGTGCGTCTGCCCTCCGCGGAGACGACGGATGAGGAACTGAAGCTCCTGCTGCCCCAGGACTTCGCCCCGCCGGCCGAGGGTTCGGAGACGCATTCCCGCATCCTCGGGTTCCGTTGAGGCCGTGGGGCAGAGCTATTTGAAAGACGCCGGCGCCCCTTCCTCCCTGTGGCGCTCCAGCCAGCTTTGCAGAATCAGGGAGGCGGCGACCTTGTCCACCTTCCCCCTGCGGCCTCGGCGCGACACGTCCCCCTCCAGCAGTGCCCGTTGCGCGATCACCGTGGTGTACCGCTCGTCCCAGGTCGCGAACCTCCGATCGGGATAGTCCGCCTCGAGACGCCGGACGAGTGCGGCGATGCGCTCCCCCTCCGGCCCCAGGCCTCCGTCCGTACGCGTCGGCATCCCAATCAGGACCAGGACGGGGTCGTACTCCACAAGACACGCCTCGAATTTTTTGCGCCATCCCCCATTCTTCTCCGCAACGGGCCAGACGGCGATCCCCTGCGCAATGATGCGCAGGGGATCCGTAACTGCGACGCCGATACGGACGGCGCCGATATCCAATGCCAGGACCCGTCCCTTGGGGACGCTGCCTCCGGTATCGTTCATTCCGCCGCCAGCTGCTCGCGGAGCAGGGTCTCGATCTCCTCCAGAGCCTCGTCCAGCCTTTCGGAGTCCTTGCCGCCGCCCTGGGCGGTGTTGGGCCGGCCGCCGCCCCGGCCCCCAAGGAGGGCGGAGGCCTCCTTCACCAGCTTTCCGGCGTGGACCCCGCGCTCGACGGCCTCATCGTCGGCCATGACGACAATCTGGCAGTTGTCGTCCTCCCCCACCGAGGTCAGAACCACGACGGTCGGCTGCCCCGCCTTTTCCTTGGCGCGGTCCCCGATGTCGCGCAGCATTTCCGCCGCGACGCGCGAGAACTTCCCGGACTGAAGCAATACCCCGTCCACATCGCGCTGGTCCAGGAAGCTGTCGAGGTTCTTGGTCAACTCGCGAAGCTGCATTTCCTGCGCCTTGCGCTGAAGGGCATGCAGCTCGTCGATCAGGCCCTGAGCCTTGGCCGCAAGCCCCTCCTCGTCGGTGGAGAGCAGCGTCGTCAGGTGCGAGCGCAGCCCGAAAAGGCGCTGGAGCAGCTCCAGAACGTTGAGCCCCGTCGTGGCGAGAATACGCCGCGTCCCCGACCCGATGCTTTCCTCCCTGAGGATTTTGAAGCAACCGATATCCCCCGTAGCGGCCACGTGAAGACCGCCGCAGAGCTCGACCGAGAAATCCGGGACGGAGACGACCCGGACCGTATCCCCGTATTTCTCGTCGAACAGAGCCTTGGCCCCCATGGCGCGGGCCTCGTCCCGCGGACACTCCTGGACCGACAGAGGGACGTTTTCCAGGATCCGAGCGTTGACGACCTGCTCCACCTCGGCAATCTGCGCATCGGAGAGAGCCTCGTGATGCGTGAAATCGAACCGCAAAAAGCGATCCGTCACGAGGGACCCCGCCTGACGCACATGGCCCCCCAACACGCGCACCAAGGTCTCGTGCAGCAGGTGCGTGGCCGTATGGTTGCGTCGGATGGCTCCGCGCCGTTCATCGTTCACCTCGCTGGACACCTCGTCCCTGACGGACAGGACCCCCGTCTCGAGATACGCCTTGTGAACGATCAGTCCGGCATGGGGGACGGTATCGAGAACGTTCAGGACGGTGTCGTCCTCCGTAAAGATTCTGCCCGTGTCGCCCACCTCACCGCCGCGCTCGGCGTAGAAGGGGGTCCTGTCCAGGATAACCTCGAGATCCGCGGGCCCTGCCACATGCTCGACCCGCCCCCCGTTGGTCACCAGCGCCAACACGCGGCCGGTCCCGGAGTGGCCTTCGTACCCGGTGAAGGTCGTCCCGCCCATCGCGTTCTCGATCTCCGTGTAGACATCGCCGGCCAGGGAGCTCCGCTTTTGCTTGCTGGAGGCGCGCGCACGGGTTTTCTGCTCCTCCATCGCCCTTTGGAAGCCCTTCTGATCGACGGAGAGCCCCTGTTCCTCCGCCATCTCCAGGGTCAGCTCGGGCGGGAATCCGTAGGTGTCGTAGAGAGCGAAGACGACATCCCCGGGAATTTGCGTCCGTCCCTCGCCCGCCAGGCGCCGCGCCTCCGTCTCGAAGAGGTCCGTCCCCTGCTGGAGGGTCCTCTGGAAGCGCTCCTCCTCGATCTCGATAATCTGTTCGATGGAGAGCCGCTGATCGATCAGCTCCCGGTACGGGTCGCCCATGATGCCCGTAAGGACGGGCAGGTACTCGCTGAGAAACGCCCCTTCGAACCCCAGAAGCCGGCCATAGCGCACGGCGCGGCGCAGCAGCCGGCGCAGGACGTAGCCCGGCCCGTCGTTGGCGGGCAGCACCCCATCGGCCAGCATGAAGGCCACGGAACGGATATGATCCGCGATGACGCGCACGGCCATATCGGTCCGGCCTCCATCCCCGTAGCGGATCCCGGCCTTTCTGCACGTGTGGTTGATCAGCGGCATGAAGAGGTTCGTCTCGTAGTCCGTCTCGACATCCTGGATGACGGAGGTCAGACGCTCCAGCCCCATCCCCGTATCGATGTTGTTCCGGGGCAGGGGGAGAAGCGTGCCGTCCTTCTGGCGGTCGTACTGCGTGAAGACCAGGTTCCAGATCTCCATGTAACGGTCGCAGTCGCAGCCCACCCCACAGGTCGGAGACCCGCATCCGTAGCGTTCGCCGCGGTCGTAGTAGATCTCGGAACAGGGGCCGCAGGGGCCGGTCTCGCCCATGAACCAATAGTTCTCGTCCTGCCCGAAGCGGAGGATGCGATCCTCGGAGAGCCTCACCTCGTTGCGCCAGACATCCCT
This genomic window contains:
- a CDS encoding AAA family ATPase is translated as MLFYKIEMESDKALEQKEQRMRRTCSRLKELTAEANEETKGKSAFFISDIEGRKVSIGAALFVDPISMNRQSLTEAFDGFCGHTRLRGKITGTREITARDFSRLLTWADRKDFIHDDDEYKAGLGMKCIESCTDSECEESMLESPCAKKEALAEAKRLLCGASLLPELERIFDKRSPDRFLGNPVHYAIVSDDPQIRTSIRELLLRSLLQRKRLMGGRYCTMTLGVNDSLFECLYESKLRDVYQSQMGCALVLSFSMSGEEESGHADASFEVITSVAAQIREFRRGTLTVLEMGRSEEKLFDRMMEELHGITFVRLDEEVVFNREAKAYLRRLAEKNGVADCRSLVKLLPRSESGYLGTDLKKLFDRWYDSYLRKELHPQYRELSAELERKSRKPKGDAYKELMEMAGLKSVKQVILEAIDFHKAQKLFADRGIGAKRPAMHMVFAGNPGTAKTTVARLMARIMKDNGLLSAGGLVEVGRSDLVGKYVGWTAPIVKKKFKAAKGSVLFIDEAYSLVEDRGGLYGDEAINTIVQEMENARDDTVVVFAGYPDRMREFVERNPGLRSRVAFHVDFPDYSEDELLEILRLVARQSQRTLGEGAEERIRGLLKEALGTPDFGNGRFVRNLVERAMMRQASRLVRLPSAETTDEELKLLLPQDFAPPAEGSETHSRILGFR
- the ruvX gene encoding Holliday junction resolvase RuvX → MNDTGGSVPKGRVLALDIGAVRIGVAVTDPLRIIAQGIAVWPVAEKNGGWRKKFEACLVEYDPVLVLIGMPTRTDGGLGPEGERIAALVRRLEADYPDRRFATWDERYTTVIAQRALLEGDVSRRGRRGKVDKVAASLILQSWLERHREEGAPASFK
- the alaS gene encoding alanine--tRNA ligase, with product MQYRSGQEIREAFIEFWQGKGSHHYPSFSLLPDDPSLLFTIAGMVPFKPYYLGIRTPEYPHAVTSQKCVRTNDIENVGRTARHHTFFEMLGNFAWGSYFKSEAITWAWEFLTERVELDPGRLYVSIYKEDEEARDVWRNEVRLSEDRILRFGQDENYWFMGETGPCGPCSEIYYDRGERYGCGSPTCGVGCDCDRYMEIWNLVFTQYDRQKDGTLLPLPRNNIDTGMGLERLTSVIQDVETDYETNLFMPLINHTCRKAGIRYGDGGRTDMAVRVIADHIRSVAFMLADGVLPANDGPGYVLRRLLRRAVRYGRLLGFEGAFLSEYLPVLTGIMGDPYRELIDQRLSIEQIIEIEEERFQRTLQQGTDLFETEARRLAGEGRTQIPGDVVFALYDTYGFPPELTLEMAEEQGLSVDQKGFQRAMEEQKTRARASSKQKRSSLAGDVYTEIENAMGGTTFTGYEGHSGTGRVLALVTNGGRVEHVAGPADLEVILDRTPFYAERGGEVGDTGRIFTEDDTVLNVLDTVPHAGLIVHKAYLETGVLSVRDEVSSEVNDERRGAIRRNHTATHLLHETLVRVLGGHVRQAGSLVTDRFLRFDFTHHEALSDAQIAEVEQVVNARILENVPLSVQECPRDEARAMGAKALFDEKYGDTVRVVSVPDFSVELCGGLHVAATGDIGCFKILREESIGSGTRRILATTGLNVLELLQRLFGLRSHLTTLLSTDEEGLAAKAQGLIDELHALQRKAQEMQLRELTKNLDSFLDQRDVDGVLLQSGKFSRVAAEMLRDIGDRAKEKAGQPTVVVLTSVGEDDNCQIVVMADDEAVERGVHAGKLVKEASALLGGRGGGRPNTAQGGGKDSERLDEALEEIETLLREQLAAE